A region of Vigna radiata var. radiata cultivar VC1973A chromosome 6, Vradiata_ver6, whole genome shotgun sequence DNA encodes the following proteins:
- the LOC106764378 gene encoding uncharacterized protein LOC106764378, with the protein MVSKEQKRAALHEQLQHLRSLTNSHALNESSIVIDASKYIEKLKQKVERLNEEIASAETSTAHDPLPMVTVETLEKGFLINVYSAKGCSGLLVSILEVFEEMRLTVLEARVSCTDTFRFQAVGENEEERDTIDAHTVKEAVGQAIKNWSKGGDEE; encoded by the exons ATGGTTTCCAAAGAGCAAAAGAGAGCAGCACTGCATGAGCAGCTGCAACATCTTCGATCTCTTACTAACTCTCATGCT CTAAACGAAAGCTCGATTGTTATCGATGCATCGAAGTATATTGAAAAGTTAAAGCAAAAGGTAGAAAGACTGAATGAAGAGATAGCTTCTGCAGAAACTTCAACTGCACACGACCCATTGCCTATG GTTACAGTAGAAACCTTGGAAAAGGGATTTCTTATAAATGTTTACTCAGCAAAAGGGTGTTCAGGTCTGCTTGTTTCCATATTGGAGGTCTTTGAAGAGATGAGACTAACTGTGCTGGAAGCTAGGGTTTCGTGTACAGACACTTTTCGATTTCAAGCTGTTGGAGAA aatgaagaagaaagagacACCATTGATGCACATACTGTCAAAGAAGCTGTAGGACAAGCAATAAAGAACTGGAGCAAAGGTGGCGATGAAGAGTAA